The Meiothermus sp. genome segment AGGTTTTGGAAGCTGGGGGACTTGGCTGCCATGCGGTCTTCCAGGTTGCCGCCTTCGCCCCAGTAGAGCACCTGCTCCAGGGTGGGGCAGCCGGGTAAGGCGAGCTCGAGCTCCTCCCGTAGACGCCCGTCGCACAGAGCGTGGGAGACCTGGGCCTTGGTCACCACCTCGGTAAGCTCCTTGGCCCGCAAGAGGGGCATGGTGGTCACGGCGATGCCTCCGGCCTTCATTACCGCGAACCAGGCCGCGACCAGCATGGGGTTGTTGGGGGCCCTGAGCAGCACCCGGTTGCCGGGCACCAGGCCCATGTCCTCTACCAGCACCCGCGCGATGCGGTTGGCTTTCTCCAGCAGCTCGCCATACGTCCAAGAAAGCCCCGCTGTCCGCACGCACAAGCGCTGGGGATGCCGGGCTGCCATTTTGTCCAGCAGTTCGGTTGCACAGTTCAAGCGCTCGGGGAACTGAAGCTCCGGCAGGGTAAAAATCAGCTCGGGCCACTCCGACTTAGGCGGTAGGTTGTCCCTGGCAAAGGTGTCAATGTGGGCACTGTACCCCATCTTAGACCCCTCCTTTGGTGGGTTGTTTCTCCTTGAAGTGTTTGAGCAGCTCCCTGGCGATGATGAGGAGCTGCACCTCGCTGGCCCCTTCGTAGATGCGCAGGGCGCGGATCTCGCGGTACAGCGCCTCCACCACCTGTCCTCGGGTCACGCCCAGGCCCCCCCACATCTGCAAGGCGGCGTCTATGACTTGCTGGGCGTTCTCGGTGGCGGTGAGCTTGGCCATGGCGGCTTCCTGGGTGACCCGCTGCCCCTGGTCGCGCTGCCAGGCCGCGCGGTAGGTGAGCAGTGCGGCGGCGTCTACCTGGGTGGCCATCTGGGCCAGCCGGGCCTGGGTGAGCTGGAAGTCGGCCAGGGTCTGCCCGAACATGGCCCTGGTGGTAGCCCGCCCCAGGGCTTCGTCCAGCGCCCGGCGGGCAAAACCCAGCGCGGCGGCGGCTACCGAGGTGCGGAAGATGTCCAGGGTCTGCATGGCCATCTTGAAGCCCTGCCCTTCCTCCCCCAGGCGCTGGCTGGCCGGAACCCGGCAATCCCGGAAGCGCAGCGTGGCCAGCGGGTGGGGCGCGATGACCTCGAGGCGCTGAGCGATTTCCAAACCCGGCGTGTCTGCGTCCACCACAAAAGCACTCACGCCCTTAGAGCCCTGGCTACCCGGCGTACGGGCGAAGACCACATAGAAGTCGGCTATGCCGCCGTTGGAAATCCAGGTTTTCTGCCCGTTGAGCACGTAAGCGTCGCCCTCGAGGCGGGCCTCGGTGGTCATGGCCCCCACATCGGAGCCCGCATCCGGTTCAGAAAGGGCAAAGGCAGCGATAAATTCACCCCGGGCTACCCGGGTCAGGTAGTGGGCCTTTTGCGCGGGCGTGCCGTACAGGGTGATGGCGCCGGAGCCCAGGCCCTGCATGGCGAAGGCGAAGTCGGCCAGGCCATGGTGGTAGGCCAGGTTCTCGCGGATCAGGCAGACCGCTCGAGTATCGATGGTCTCATGTGCCCCGCCGTAATCCAGTCCCCCCACCGCATAGCGCGTCCAGCCGCCCGCACCGAGCGCCCGTACCAACTGACGACACGCGTCGTCCACTTGGTGCACGGAGTTTGCTCCGTCCCGAAGGGGATCGTCCACTTGGTGCACGGAGTTTGCTCCGTCCCGAAGGGGATCGTCCACTTGGTGCACGGAGTTTGCTCCGTCCCGAAGGGGATCGTCCACGTTGTGCGCTGGTTGAGCGGCCAGATTACGCGCTGCCCAGGTTTGCAGGTTGTGGGCCAGCGTGCGGTGCCGGGGCTCGAAAAAGGGCCAGTCGAGGTAGGCGTTATCGCGCATACAAGGTCTCCGTTGGCGCCAGTATTTGTTCAAGCCCCCACAACCCCCTAAAAAGGGGGCGGCAACCAGGTAATAACGCCGCGACGAGACTGCTCTCGCCGTTGCCCAAAGTATGCGACCCCAGATGCTTGACCCGCATCGCCTAATCCCCCTCGAACACCGGCTTTTCCTTGGCCACAAAAGCCTGATAAGCCCGCTGAAAGTCGCGGGTGGTCATGCAAAGGGCCTGGGCCTGGGCTTCGGCCTCGAGGGCCTCATCCAGGCCCATACTCCACTCCTGATGGAGCATTTTCTTGGTCATGGCATGGGCAAAGGTGGGCCCCTGGGCCAGCGAGCGGGCGAACTGCCGGGCTTCATCCAGGAGCTTTTCCGGCTCGCATAGGCGGTTGAAGAAGCCCCAGCGCTCGGCCTCCTCGCCGCCCAGGGTGCGGCCTGTGTATAGAAGCTCGGCGGCCCGGCCCAGCCCCACGATGCGGGGCAGCATGGCGCAGGCCCCCATGTCGCAGCCGGCCAGCCCCACCCGCACAAACAAAAACGCCGTCTTGCTGCGGGCGGTGCCGTAGCGGATATCGGAGGCCATGGCCAGGATGGCCCCGGCCCCTGCACACACCCCGTCCACCGCGCTCACGATGGGCTGGGGGCAGGCCCGCATGGCCTTGACCAGGTCGCCGGTCATGCGGGTAAAGGCCAGCAGGCCGGGCATGTCCATGCGGGTCAGGGGGCCGATGATCTCGTGTACGTCGCCGCCAGAGCAGAAGTTGCCCCCGGCCCCGGTGATCACCACCGCCCGCACGTCCCTGGCATGCGCCAGCGCCCGGAAGAGGTCGCGCAGCTCAGCATAGGACTCGAAGGTCAGAGGATTCTTGCGCTCGGGCCGGTTCAGGGTGATGGTGGCAACCATGCTTTCCACCGACCACCCAAAGTGCTGCGCCGGGTAGTCGGCGAGTTCTACCGAGTTTCCGGGCAGGGGGGGCTGGCCTCCCGGCTGGCCGATGTGGGGCAGACTCATGCACGGGCCTCCTTGTGGTTGAGGTATTTTTTTAGCTTGCCCAGCAGGGCGTGCAGGCTATCTTTCTCGGCTGCCGAAAGGCCGGAGAACAGCTCAATAACCCAGCCCTCGTGGACGCGGGCCATCTGGGCAAATATCTGTTGTCCTTCGGGGGTGAGTTTGACCGTGATGGAGCGGCGATCCTGTGGGTCTACCTCGCGGCGCACCAGACCCTCGGCCTCGAGCTGGTCGGTAATGCCCGTAACATTGCCGGTGGTGACCATCATGCGCCGGGAGAGCTCGCCCATCCTGAGGCCCTCGGGGTGGCGCTCGAGCTGGGCCAGCAGGTCGAAGCGGGGCAGGGTGGTCTCGAAGTTTTCGCGCAGCCGGGTGCGAATTTCGGCGGTAATCAGGTTGGTACAGGTCAGCAGGCGCAGCCACAGCTTGATGGCCTGGTGGTGGTCTTCGGCCAGGCGGGTCTCGAGGTCGGGCTTGGGACATACCATCTACATCACCTCCCCACCTGCCACCGCAATGGCCTGCCCGGTCAGGGCCGCCGAGCCCGGCAGACAAAGCCAGAGTACGGCCTGGGCCACCTCGGTGGGCTCTACCAGCCGCCCCTGGGGGTTGTGCCTGGCCAGCTCGGCCCGGGCCTCGGCGGGGGTTCGTCCGGTCTTTTGCACGATGCTCGCGATGCTGGCCTCCAGCAGCTCGGTTTCGCTGAAGCCGGGACAGACCGCGTTCACGGTGATGTTCTGGCGGGCGAGCTCGAGCGCCAGCGAGCGGGTCAGGCCCACCACCCCGTGCTTGGCCGCACAGTAGGCACTCACATACGGGTAGCCCTTGAGCCCGGCCGTGCTAGCGATGTTCACAATGCGGCCCCAGCCGGCCTCGAGCATCCCCGGTAGCGCAGCCTGTGTGCATAAAAAGGTGCCGGTCAGGTTGACCGAAAGCATCCGCTGCCACAAACCCAGGTCGATTTTGCTGAAAGGCCGGCTTTCGGCCTGCCCGGCGTTGTTGACCAGGATGTTGATGGGGCCCAACGCCTCTTGAGCCGCCCTGAAGGCCCGTTGCACCTCGTCTGGGCTCGTGACATCACAGGTTTCGATATGCACTTCGGCGTTCATTTGTTGTGCCCTAGCTTCCAGGCTGGAGCGGCTGCGCCCCATCAGCGTGAGCCGTGCGCCCGCCTGGGCCAGCTCGGCAGCAATGGCTGCTCCAATGCCACGCCCACCGCCCGTCACCACGGCGTGTTTTCCGGCTATAGCCTGCGGGTTCATCGGGCTGCCAACTCCTCGGCCTGCTCGGCTTGGGCTCGGGCCAGGTTGCGCTCGAGCTGCGCCTTGCCGGCAAGATACTGCTTGGGCCAGCCCACCTCGCGGTAGCCGAGCTTGGCGGCCTGGTTGAGCGTCCAGTGGGGGTCGGAGAGGTGGGGCCTGGCGATAGCACACAGGTCGGCCCGCCCGGCGGCGATGATAGAGTTCACGTGATCGGCCTCGAAGATGGCCCCTACCGCCATAGTGGCAATCTTGACTTCGTTGCGGATGCGGTCTGCGAAGGGGGTCTGGTACATCCGCCCGTACACCGGTCGGGCCAAGCGGGTGGTCTGGCCGGAGGACACATCTATCAGGTCGCAGCCCGCTTCCTTGAACATCCGAGCGATTTCCACGGCATCGTCGGGGGTGTTGCCGCCGGGGGCCCAGTCGTGCGCGGAGATACGCACCGACATGGGCAGGTGCTGGGGCCAGACTGCCCGCAGCGCTTTAAAGACCTCCAGGGGATAACGGCAGCGGTTCTCCAGCGAACCCCCATACTCGTCGGTGCGGCGGTTGGTGAGCGGGCAGATGAAGGCCGAAAGCAGGTAGCCGTGGGCGCAGTGCAGCTCGAGCCAGTCGAACCCTGCCTCCACCCCCCACCGGGCCGCCCGCACGAAGTCGGCCTTGACCCGCTCCATATCCTCTGGGGTCATCGCGCGGGGGGTTTGGTTGTGCGGCCCGTAAGGGATGGGGGAGGGGGCCAGAAGCGGCCAGTTGCCCTCCGGTAGCGGCTCGCTTTCATCTTCCCAGCCCACCTGCGTCGAGCCCTTGGGCCCAGCGTGCCCCAGCTGGAGCGCGATCTTGGCGTCGGTGTGCTGATGCACAAAATCCACGATGCGTTTGTAGGCCCGCATGTGGGCCTCGCTGTAGAGCCCCGCACAGCCGGGGGTAATGCGTCCGTCCGGCGACGGAGCGGTCATCTCGCTGAATACCAGGGCTGCACCCCCCAGCGCCCGCGCCCCCAGGTGTACCAGATGAAAATCGTTCACCAGCCCATCCTGGGCCGAGTACATGGCCATGGGCGAGACCACCACGCGGTTCTTAAGGCTCAGCTTGCGCAGCCGGAAGGGGGTGAACATGGGCGGGACGGGCTTTGGCGGTAGTCCCGTACGCGCGGCCAGCCAGCTCTCGTAGCCTTCCAGATAGGTTTTGTCCCGAAGCCGGAGGTTCTCGTGCGAGATGCGCTGGGAGCGGGTCAGCAGGCTGTAAGCGAACTGAGGGGCCTCGAGCCCTGTATAGCGTTCCACGTTCTCGAACCACTCGGTGGAGTTGCGGGCGGCGTTTTGAATCTTCAGCACCTCCACGCTCCGGGTGGCTTGATACTCGTGTAAAACCTGTTGCAGATGAACCGGGCTATCGCCCACCCGGGCAAAAACCCGGGCGAGCTCGATGGCGTCCTCCAGGGCCAGCTTGGTGCCGCTGCCAATCGAGAAGTGGGCGGTGTGGGCGGCATCGCCCATCAGCACCACCGGTATCTCGCGTCCGTTCAGGGTATTCCAGTGTACCCAGGTTTTGCAGACCACTCGGGGGAACTTGATCCAGATGGCCGAGCCGCGCAGGTGAGCCGCATTGGACATTAGCCTGTGGCCGCCCAGGTACCGGGCAAAAAGCTTCTCGCAGAAGGCAATGCCCTCCTCCTGGCTCATCTGCTCGAGGCCGGCTTTCTGCCACACCGCCTCCGGTGTTTCCACAATGAAAGTCGAGGTATGGGCGTCGAACTGGTAGGCGTGGGCCTGGAACCAGCCCCACTCGGTTTTCTCGAAAGCGAAGGTGAAGGCGTCGAAGCGCTGATGCGTGCCCAGCCAGACAAAGCGGCACTTGCGAACCTCGATGTCGGGCTCGAAGGTGCTTTCATACTTTTTGCGCACCCGGCTGTTGATACCGTCCGAGGCAATTACCAGGTCGGCCTGGTACTGCAGGGCTATGGCTTCATCGTCGGTGACCTCGGCCTGGAAGACCAGGTTCACGCCCAACTCGCGACAACGGTCTTGCAAGATGTTGAGCAGTTTTTTGCGACCAATCCCAATGAAGCCGTGGCCGCTGGAGCGGATAGTCTGCCCTTTGAAGTGCACCTCGATGTCGTCCCAGTGGTGAAACGCCCGGCTGATCTGGGCATAGGTAGGGAAGTCGGCCTTCTCGAGGTTGCCCAGGGTCTGGTCGGAAAAGACCACCCCCCAGCCGAAGGTGTCGTCTGGGCGGTTGCGCTCGAGCACCGTTACCTCGTGGGTGGGGTTCTGCTTCTTCATCAGCAAGGCAAAGTAGAGCCCGGCTGGCCCACCCCCGATACAGGTAATTCTCATATAGTGGCCTCGTCTGCTCTAAAACTTAGTTGTAATTTCCCGAAGCCTCTCTTCATCCCAAACTCCCAGGGCAGGTTCTGTTAATTTTGTTTAGACTTAAAATATTTAGATATGAGATAAGCGATTGAATTCCAAACAACAATTACAGCCTTTGTCGCCTTTCCGATGGTGGGGTTACTGATTACCTGACAACGGTTCACACGAATACCCAGTGCAACGGTTTTTGTTGTACTGGGTCAATTACGCCGCACGTCATGCAGAGTAATGGTGGGAACCGTGCTGAGTGGCGAAAACACAACCACCCCGCCAGAAAGCGGGATGGTTGTAGATGCTCGAACACAAATTTGGGTGAGCTTATGAGCTAGCGGCGTTGGATGAGTTTTTTGAGGGCTTGTAGTGCAGGTTCACGCTCCGGCTCGGTGGTTGTGCCAGAAACCAGCTCGAGGCTCAGGTTGATGTTGCTGGCTGGTGGCCGGATTAGGGCTACCTGGCGGTTGACCAGGTAAACCCCAAAGTAATCGCCGCTATCCACAGTCTGGTTTTGGTTAATGTCCTTCCAGCCCGCCACCGCATAAGAACCGGCCTCCAGGCCCGGGATGGTGTAGCTGCCGGTGCGGGTATCGGCGCTGAGGGTGACCCCTTTGGAGCGGTTTACATCGAATTCGCTGCCGGTCCAGAAGAGCGCAGCCATGAACACATCCTTCAAGGTGGGTAGGTTGGCAGTACCTACCGTGAGCACCAGCGCCGCATTCACAGTCTGGCTGCCAGCGCTGCCCTGCACCACCATGGGGTACTGGCCTGGCGGCACCGTAGCGTCCACGCTGAGGGCCAGGGTGGCGGTTGTGCCGGCTGAGGGGTTGGGGGTGAAGCTACCGCTTACCCCGGCGGGGGCGCCCTGCAGACTCAAATTGATCGCCCCGGTAAACCCTCCCACCCGCTCGATACCTACTACCACCTGGGCCGTACCAACGGGTGCGAGGCTAAGGCTGCTGGGGGTAGTGCTCAGGATAAAGGAGCCCACAGGTGCCCCCCCAAGGGCCTGAATGGCGGCTTGGGCATCCACCAAGCCCGCTCCACAGTCGGTGGCAGTGATGCCAGGCGGAGGGGTGGGGCGTCTGGTGTCGGTCTCGCCCTGGCACTGGGTCTGATTAAGCGGACGGGCGGTGCGCCGCAGGATGTCGAGGGCCTCGGCCCGGGTCAAGCTGGGTCGTACGCTTTTCATTAGGGCGATCAGGCCGGCCACATGGGGGGCGGCCATTGAGGTACCGTGATAAAAAACGTAGTTGAACTGGTTGTTGGGGTCGGACTTGAGCGGGCTCAGCACCCCGCCGCCGCTCTGGATACCGTTTAGGTTAATCGAGACATTCCCACCCGGTGCCATCACATCGATTCGCGTACCAAAGTTGGAGTAGGGTGCGCGGCCGCCTGAAGGTCCGGTTCCGCCTACGGTTATAACTCCGCTACAGCTGGCTGGAACAAAGTTGGCTACGTTTTGAGCGTTGTTTCCTGCTGCTGCCACGATAATCACCCCCGCTGCATTGATGCGGTTGATGACATCCTGGTATAGCGGGGTCTGGCTACAGGGCAGGGCCCCGCCTAAGCTCATATTGATGATGGCAGCTTTGTTGGGGTTGTTGGGCGCGCCATCCACCGGCAGCGCGGCTGCCCACAACATTCCGTCGGTGATGTCCACCAAGCTCCCTCCCTGCACGCCCAGCACCCGCACCGGCAGCAGCCGGGCTCCCCAACTCACCCCAGCAACGCCCAAGTTGTTGTCGCTGCGAGCCAGGATGGTACCGGCTACGTGGGTGCCGTGGTAGCTGCTCTGGGTAGGCTCTATCAGGTCGCCGGAATCCTCCGGATTGTTGTCGCGTCCATTGCCATCGCGGGCATTGTTCGGGTCGGAGATCATGTCGAAGCCGGGCAGAATACGACTTGGGTCGAAATCGGGATGTTGTAGGAGCTGACCGGTATCTATCACCGCTACCGTGACGGGGTTGGTCTGGCCACGCTCGGTATCCCAGGCCTGTGGCAGGTTGATGGCTGGGTAGTGCCATTGCTGGGCGTAGAGCGGGTCGTTGGGGGTACGGGCAGGGTAGAAACGATAGTTGGGGTGGGCGTATTCCACATCGGCCCTGGCGGCCAGGTCGGCAATGGCGTCTAGTGTACCCTGGGGATCCAGCGAGGCCCGGTAGAGCGAAACCCGTTCTATGGACAAGCTCCGCACCCGCTGCACCAGCGCCCCTCCTGCGGATAACGTTTGCACACTTTGCAGACCAACGCCGGCCTTGAACTTGACGATAATATCGCCGGGCACAAAATC includes the following:
- a CDS encoding acyl-CoA dehydrogenase family protein; protein product: MRDNAYLDWPFFEPRHRTLAHNLQTWAARNLAAQPAHNVDDPLRDGANSVHQVDDPLRDGANSVHQVDDPLRDGANSVHQVDDACRQLVRALGAGGWTRYAVGGLDYGGAHETIDTRAVCLIRENLAYHHGLADFAFAMQGLGSGAITLYGTPAQKAHYLTRVARGEFIAAFALSEPDAGSDVGAMTTEARLEGDAYVLNGQKTWISNGGIADFYVVFARTPGSQGSKGVSAFVVDADTPGLEIAQRLEVIAPHPLATLRFRDCRVPASQRLGEEGQGFKMAMQTLDIFRTSVAAAALGFARRALDEALGRATTRAMFGQTLADFQLTQARLAQMATQVDAAALLTYRAAWQRDQGQRVTQEAAMAKLTATENAQQVIDAALQMWGGLGVTRGQVVEALYREIRALRIYEGASEVQLLIIARELLKHFKEKQPTKGGV
- a CDS encoding enoyl-CoA hydratase family protein, with the protein product MSLPHIGQPGGQPPLPGNSVELADYPAQHFGWSVESMVATITLNRPERKNPLTFESYAELRDLFRALAHARDVRAVVITGAGGNFCSGGDVHEIIGPLTRMDMPGLLAFTRMTGDLVKAMRACPQPIVSAVDGVCAGAGAILAMASDIRYGTARSKTAFLFVRVGLAGCDMGACAMLPRIVGLGRAAELLYTGRTLGGEEAERWGFFNRLCEPEKLLDEARQFARSLAQGPTFAHAMTKKMLHQEWSMGLDEALEAEAQAQALCMTTRDFQRAYQAFVAKEKPVFEGD
- a CDS encoding MarR family winged helix-turn-helix transcriptional regulator, which encodes MVCPKPDLETRLAEDHHQAIKLWLRLLTCTNLITAEIRTRLRENFETTLPRFDLLAQLERHPEGLRMGELSRRMMVTTGNVTGITDQLEAEGLVRREVDPQDRRSITVKLTPEGQQIFAQMARVHEGWVIELFSGLSAAEKDSLHALLGKLKKYLNHKEARA
- a CDS encoding SDR family NAD(P)-dependent oxidoreductase; translation: MNPQAIAGKHAVVTGGGRGIGAAIAAELAQAGARLTLMGRSRSSLEARAQQMNAEVHIETCDVTSPDEVQRAFRAAQEALGPINILVNNAGQAESRPFSKIDLGLWQRMLSVNLTGTFLCTQAALPGMLEAGWGRIVNIASTAGLKGYPYVSAYCAAKHGVVGLTRSLALELARQNITVNAVCPGFSETELLEASIASIVQKTGRTPAEARAELARHNPQGRLVEPTEVAQAVLWLCLPGSAALTGQAIAVAGGEVM
- a CDS encoding bifunctional salicylyl-CoA 5-hydroxylase/oxidoreductase, whose protein sequence is MRITCIGGGPAGLYFALLMKKQNPTHEVTVLERNRPDDTFGWGVVFSDQTLGNLEKADFPTYAQISRAFHHWDDIEVHFKGQTIRSSGHGFIGIGRKKLLNILQDRCRELGVNLVFQAEVTDDEAIALQYQADLVIASDGINSRVRKKYESTFEPDIEVRKCRFVWLGTHQRFDAFTFAFEKTEWGWFQAHAYQFDAHTSTFIVETPEAVWQKAGLEQMSQEEGIAFCEKLFARYLGGHRLMSNAAHLRGSAIWIKFPRVVCKTWVHWNTLNGREIPVVLMGDAAHTAHFSIGSGTKLALEDAIELARVFARVGDSPVHLQQVLHEYQATRSVEVLKIQNAARNSTEWFENVERYTGLEAPQFAYSLLTRSQRISHENLRLRDKTYLEGYESWLAARTGLPPKPVPPMFTPFRLRKLSLKNRVVVSPMAMYSAQDGLVNDFHLVHLGARALGGAALVFSEMTAPSPDGRITPGCAGLYSEAHMRAYKRIVDFVHQHTDAKIALQLGHAGPKGSTQVGWEDESEPLPEGNWPLLAPSPIPYGPHNQTPRAMTPEDMERVKADFVRAARWGVEAGFDWLELHCAHGYLLSAFICPLTNRRTDEYGGSLENRCRYPLEVFKALRAVWPQHLPMSVRISAHDWAPGGNTPDDAVEIARMFKEAGCDLIDVSSGQTTRLARPVYGRMYQTPFADRIRNEVKIATMAVGAIFEADHVNSIIAAGRADLCAIARPHLSDPHWTLNQAAKLGYREVGWPKQYLAGKAQLERNLARAQAEQAEELAAR
- a CDS encoding S8 family serine peptidase, whose product is MPRWIFWFLVLLAACGDSSPNFSLSVPGTSVTLGSFTTVTVSASFSPGASNTVTLSLEGVPQGISGSFNPPTLSSGNPTSQLTILASSGVATGTYDAVVRGTSGGASNTASFRLSVLSGGGGGGSGGNISGTVSIGTGTAPTANQDFVPGDIIVKFKAGVGLQSVQTLSAGGALVQRVRSLSIERVSLYRASLDPQGTLDAIADLAARADVEYAHPNYRFYPARTPNDPLYAQQWHYPAINLPQAWDTERGQTNPVTVAVIDTGQLLQHPDFDPSRILPGFDMISDPNNARDGNGRDNNPEDSGDLIEPTQSSYHGTHVAGTILARSDNNLGVAGVSWGARLLPVRVLGVQGGSLVDITDGMLWAAALPVDGAPNNPNKAAIINMSLGGALPCSQTPLYQDVINRINAAGVIIVAAAGNNAQNVANFVPASCSGVITVGGTGPSGGRAPYSNFGTRIDVMAPGGNVSINLNGIQSGGGVLSPLKSDPNNQFNYVFYHGTSMAAPHVAGLIALMKSVRPSLTRAEALDILRRTARPLNQTQCQGETDTRRPTPPPGITATDCGAGLVDAQAAIQALGGAPVGSFILSTTPSSLSLAPVGTAQVVVGIERVGGFTGAINLSLQGAPAGVSGSFTPNPSAGTTATLALSVDATVPPGQYPMVVQGSAGSQTVNAALVLTVGTANLPTLKDVFMAALFWTGSEFDVNRSKGVTLSADTRTGSYTIPGLEAGSYAVAGWKDINQNQTVDSGDYFGVYLVNRQVALIRPPASNINLSLELVSGTTTEPEREPALQALKKLIQRR